The Neovison vison isolate M4711 chromosome 13, ASM_NN_V1, whole genome shotgun sequence genome includes a region encoding these proteins:
- the PRC1 gene encoding protein regulator of cytokinesis 1 isoform X4 — protein sequence MRRSEVLAEESIVCLQKALNHLREIWELIGIPEDQRLQRTEVVKKHIKDLLDMMIAEEESLKERLIKSISICQKELNTLCSELHVEPFQEEGETTILQLEKDLRTQVELMRKQKKERKQELKLLQEQDQELCEILCTPHYDVDSSSVPSLEELSQFRQHVATLRETKASRREEFVNIKRQIVLCMEELDHTPDTSFERDVVCEDEDAFCLSLENIATLQKLLRQLEMRKSQNEAVCEGLRAQIRELWDRLQIPAEEREAVATVMTGSKAKVRKALQLEVDRLEELKMQNMKKVIEAIRVELAQYWDQCFYSQEQRQAFAPYYAEDYTENLLQLHDAEIVRLRNYYELHKELFEGVQKWEESWRLFLDFERKASDPSRFTNRGGNLLKEEKQRAKLQKTLPKLEEELKARIETWEREHSKAFVVNGQKFMEYVSEQWEAHRLEKERAKQERQLKNKKQTETEMLYGSAPRTPSKRRGLAPNTPGKVRKLNTTVMSNATANSSIRPVFGGTVYRSPVSRLPPSGSKPVITSTCSGKKTPRAGRHGADKENLELNGSILSEGSAPL from the exons ATGAGGAGAAG TGAGGTGCTGGCGGAGGAGTCGATAGTATGTCTTCAGAAAGCTCTGAATCACCTGCGGGAAATCTGGGAATTGATCGGGATTCCAGAGGACCAGCGGTTACAACGAACTGAGGTTGTGAAGAAGCACATCAAG GACCTCCTGGATATGATGATTGCCGAAGAGGAAAGCCTGAAGGAAAGGCTCATCAAAAGCATTTCCATCTGTCAAAAAGAGCTGAATACGCTGTGCAGCGAGTTACATGTCGAGCCATTCCAG gaggaaggagagacgACCATCTTGCAGCTAGAAAAAGACTTGCGCACTCAGGTGGAACTGATGCGAAAACAGAAAAAGGAGCGAAAACAGGAGCTGAAACTACTTCAAGAACAAGATCAAGAGCTGTGTGAGATTCTCTGCACGCCCCACTATGACGTCGACAGCTCCTCGGTTCCCAGCTTAGAAGAGCTGAGCCAGTTCAGACAACACGTGGCCACGCTGAGGGAGACAAAG GCGTCTAGACGTGAGGAGTTCGTCAACATAAAGAGACAGATCGTCCTGTGTATGGAGGAATTAGATCACACCCCAGACACGAGCTTTGAAAGGGATGTGGTGTGTGAAGATGAAGATGCCTTTTGTTTGTCTCTGGAGAATATCGCGACACTACAGAAGCTGCTTCGGCAG CTGGAAATGCGAAAATCACAAAACGAAGCAGTGTGTGAGGGTCTGCGAGCTCAGATCCGAGAGCTCTGGGACAGGTTGCAGATACCTGCggaagagagagaagctgtgGCCACGGTTATGACTGGGTCAAAGGCCAAGGTCAGGAAAGCG CTGCAGCTGGAAGTGGATCGGCTGGAGGAACTGAAGATGCAAAACATGAAGAAAGTGATTGAGGCAATTCGAGTGGAGCTGGCTCAGTACTGGGACCAGTGTTTCTACAGCCAGGAGCAGAGACAGGCTTTTGCCCCTTACTACGCGG AGGACTACACGGAAAATCTGCTCCAGCTGCACGATGCTGAGATCGTGCGCCTAAGAAACTACTATGAGCTTCACAAGGAACTCTTCGAAGGCGTCCAGAAGTGGGAAGAAAGCTGGAGACTTTTCTTGGACTTTGAG AGGAAAGCTTCAGATCCAAGTCGATTTACAAACCGTGGAGGAAATcttctaaaagaagaaaagcaacgAGCCAAGCTTCAAAAAACACTCCCCAAG CTGGAAGAGGAGTTGAAGGCACGGATAGAAACGTGGGAACGGGAGCACTCGAAGGCGTTTGTGGTAAACGGGCAGAAGTTCATGGAGTACGTGTCGGAGCAGTGGGAGGCGCACCGCCTGGAGAAGGAGCGAGCCAAGCAGGAAAGG CAACTCAAGAACAAGAAGCAGACAGAGACCGAGATGCTGTACGGCAGTGCTCCCCGCACGCCCAGCAAGCGGCGGGGGCTGGCCCCCAACACGCCCGGCAAAGTGCGCAAG CTGAACACGACCGTCATGTCCAATGCCACGGCCAACAGCAGCATTCGGCCTGTCTTTGGGGGGACAGTCTACCGTTCCCCCGTGTCTCGGCTTCCACCTTCTGGCAGCAAG ccCGTCATCACTTCCACTTGTTCGGGGAAAAAAACCCCCCGTGCTGGGAGGCATGGAGCCGACAAGGAGAACCTGGAGCTCAACGGCAGCATCCTGAGCG AAGGATCCGCCCCTCTCTGA
- the PRC1 gene encoding protein regulator of cytokinesis 1 isoform X3, translating to MRRSEVLAEESIVCLQKALNHLREIWELIGIPEDQRLQRTEVVKKHIKDLLDMMIAEEESLKERLIKSISICQKELNTLCSELHVEPFQEEGETTILQLEKDLRTQVELMRKQKKERKQELKLLQEQDQELCEILCTPHYDVDSSSVPSLEELSQFRQHVATLRETKASRREEFVNIKRQIVLCMEELDHTPDTSFERDVVCEDEDAFCLSLENIATLQKLLRQLEMRKSQNEAVCEGLRAQIRELWDRLQIPAEEREAVATVMTGSKAKVRKALQLEVDRLEELKMQNMKKVIEAIRVELAQYWDQCFYSQEQRQAFAPYYAEDYTENLLQLHDAEIVRLRNYYELHKELFEGVQKWEESWRLFLDFERKASDPSRFTNRGGNLLKEEKQRAKLQKTLPKLEEELKARIETWEREHSKAFVVNGQKFMEYVSEQWEAHRLEKERAKQERQLKNKKQTETEMLYGSAPRTPSKRRGLAPNTPGKVRKLNTTVMSNATANSSIRPVFGGTVYRSPVSRLPPSGSKPVITSTCSGKKTPRAGRHGADKENLELNGSILSARTFKGFQI from the exons ATGAGGAGAAG TGAGGTGCTGGCGGAGGAGTCGATAGTATGTCTTCAGAAAGCTCTGAATCACCTGCGGGAAATCTGGGAATTGATCGGGATTCCAGAGGACCAGCGGTTACAACGAACTGAGGTTGTGAAGAAGCACATCAAG GACCTCCTGGATATGATGATTGCCGAAGAGGAAAGCCTGAAGGAAAGGCTCATCAAAAGCATTTCCATCTGTCAAAAAGAGCTGAATACGCTGTGCAGCGAGTTACATGTCGAGCCATTCCAG gaggaaggagagacgACCATCTTGCAGCTAGAAAAAGACTTGCGCACTCAGGTGGAACTGATGCGAAAACAGAAAAAGGAGCGAAAACAGGAGCTGAAACTACTTCAAGAACAAGATCAAGAGCTGTGTGAGATTCTCTGCACGCCCCACTATGACGTCGACAGCTCCTCGGTTCCCAGCTTAGAAGAGCTGAGCCAGTTCAGACAACACGTGGCCACGCTGAGGGAGACAAAG GCGTCTAGACGTGAGGAGTTCGTCAACATAAAGAGACAGATCGTCCTGTGTATGGAGGAATTAGATCACACCCCAGACACGAGCTTTGAAAGGGATGTGGTGTGTGAAGATGAAGATGCCTTTTGTTTGTCTCTGGAGAATATCGCGACACTACAGAAGCTGCTTCGGCAG CTGGAAATGCGAAAATCACAAAACGAAGCAGTGTGTGAGGGTCTGCGAGCTCAGATCCGAGAGCTCTGGGACAGGTTGCAGATACCTGCggaagagagagaagctgtgGCCACGGTTATGACTGGGTCAAAGGCCAAGGTCAGGAAAGCG CTGCAGCTGGAAGTGGATCGGCTGGAGGAACTGAAGATGCAAAACATGAAGAAAGTGATTGAGGCAATTCGAGTGGAGCTGGCTCAGTACTGGGACCAGTGTTTCTACAGCCAGGAGCAGAGACAGGCTTTTGCCCCTTACTACGCGG AGGACTACACGGAAAATCTGCTCCAGCTGCACGATGCTGAGATCGTGCGCCTAAGAAACTACTATGAGCTTCACAAGGAACTCTTCGAAGGCGTCCAGAAGTGGGAAGAAAGCTGGAGACTTTTCTTGGACTTTGAG AGGAAAGCTTCAGATCCAAGTCGATTTACAAACCGTGGAGGAAATcttctaaaagaagaaaagcaacgAGCCAAGCTTCAAAAAACACTCCCCAAG CTGGAAGAGGAGTTGAAGGCACGGATAGAAACGTGGGAACGGGAGCACTCGAAGGCGTTTGTGGTAAACGGGCAGAAGTTCATGGAGTACGTGTCGGAGCAGTGGGAGGCGCACCGCCTGGAGAAGGAGCGAGCCAAGCAGGAAAGG CAACTCAAGAACAAGAAGCAGACAGAGACCGAGATGCTGTACGGCAGTGCTCCCCGCACGCCCAGCAAGCGGCGGGGGCTGGCCCCCAACACGCCCGGCAAAGTGCGCAAG CTGAACACGACCGTCATGTCCAATGCCACGGCCAACAGCAGCATTCGGCCTGTCTTTGGGGGGACAGTCTACCGTTCCCCCGTGTCTCGGCTTCCACCTTCTGGCAGCAAG ccCGTCATCACTTCCACTTGTTCGGGGAAAAAAACCCCCCGTGCTGGGAGGCATGGAGCCGACAAGGAGAACCTGGAGCTCAACGGCAGCATCCTGAGCG cGAGAACTTTCAAAGGCTTCCAAATCTGA
- the PRC1 gene encoding protein regulator of cytokinesis 1 isoform X2 produces the protein MRRSEVLAEESIVCLQKALNHLREIWELIGIPEDQRLQRTEVVKKHIKDLLDMMIAEEESLKERLIKSISICQKELNTLCSELHVEPFQEEGETTILQLEKDLRTQVELMRKQKKERKQELKLLQEQDQELCEILCTPHYDVDSSSVPSLEELSQFRQHVATLRETKASRREEFVNIKRQIVLCMEELDHTPDTSFERDVVCEDEDAFCLSLENIATLQKLLRQLEMRKSQNEAVCEGLRAQIRELWDRLQIPAEEREAVATVMTGSKAKVRKALQLEVDRLEELKMQNMKKVIEAIRVELAQYWDQCFYSQEQRQAFAPYYAEDYTENLLQLHDAEIVRLRNYYELHKELFEGVQKWEESWRLFLDFERKASDPSRFTNRGGNLLKEEKQRAKLQKTLPKLEEELKARIETWEREHSKAFVVNGQKFMEYVSEQWEAHRLEKERAKQERQLKNKKQTETEMLYGSAPRTPSKRRGLAPNTPGKVRKLNTTVMSNATANSSIRPVFGGTVYRSPVSRLPPSGSKPVITSTCSGKKTPRAGRHGADKENLELNGSILSGGYPASAPLQRNFSINSVASTYSEFARELSKASKSDAASRILNSTNIQS, from the exons ATGAGGAGAAG TGAGGTGCTGGCGGAGGAGTCGATAGTATGTCTTCAGAAAGCTCTGAATCACCTGCGGGAAATCTGGGAATTGATCGGGATTCCAGAGGACCAGCGGTTACAACGAACTGAGGTTGTGAAGAAGCACATCAAG GACCTCCTGGATATGATGATTGCCGAAGAGGAAAGCCTGAAGGAAAGGCTCATCAAAAGCATTTCCATCTGTCAAAAAGAGCTGAATACGCTGTGCAGCGAGTTACATGTCGAGCCATTCCAG gaggaaggagagacgACCATCTTGCAGCTAGAAAAAGACTTGCGCACTCAGGTGGAACTGATGCGAAAACAGAAAAAGGAGCGAAAACAGGAGCTGAAACTACTTCAAGAACAAGATCAAGAGCTGTGTGAGATTCTCTGCACGCCCCACTATGACGTCGACAGCTCCTCGGTTCCCAGCTTAGAAGAGCTGAGCCAGTTCAGACAACACGTGGCCACGCTGAGGGAGACAAAG GCGTCTAGACGTGAGGAGTTCGTCAACATAAAGAGACAGATCGTCCTGTGTATGGAGGAATTAGATCACACCCCAGACACGAGCTTTGAAAGGGATGTGGTGTGTGAAGATGAAGATGCCTTTTGTTTGTCTCTGGAGAATATCGCGACACTACAGAAGCTGCTTCGGCAG CTGGAAATGCGAAAATCACAAAACGAAGCAGTGTGTGAGGGTCTGCGAGCTCAGATCCGAGAGCTCTGGGACAGGTTGCAGATACCTGCggaagagagagaagctgtgGCCACGGTTATGACTGGGTCAAAGGCCAAGGTCAGGAAAGCG CTGCAGCTGGAAGTGGATCGGCTGGAGGAACTGAAGATGCAAAACATGAAGAAAGTGATTGAGGCAATTCGAGTGGAGCTGGCTCAGTACTGGGACCAGTGTTTCTACAGCCAGGAGCAGAGACAGGCTTTTGCCCCTTACTACGCGG AGGACTACACGGAAAATCTGCTCCAGCTGCACGATGCTGAGATCGTGCGCCTAAGAAACTACTATGAGCTTCACAAGGAACTCTTCGAAGGCGTCCAGAAGTGGGAAGAAAGCTGGAGACTTTTCTTGGACTTTGAG AGGAAAGCTTCAGATCCAAGTCGATTTACAAACCGTGGAGGAAATcttctaaaagaagaaaagcaacgAGCCAAGCTTCAAAAAACACTCCCCAAG CTGGAAGAGGAGTTGAAGGCACGGATAGAAACGTGGGAACGGGAGCACTCGAAGGCGTTTGTGGTAAACGGGCAGAAGTTCATGGAGTACGTGTCGGAGCAGTGGGAGGCGCACCGCCTGGAGAAGGAGCGAGCCAAGCAGGAAAGG CAACTCAAGAACAAGAAGCAGACAGAGACCGAGATGCTGTACGGCAGTGCTCCCCGCACGCCCAGCAAGCGGCGGGGGCTGGCCCCCAACACGCCCGGCAAAGTGCGCAAG CTGAACACGACCGTCATGTCCAATGCCACGGCCAACAGCAGCATTCGGCCTGTCTTTGGGGGGACAGTCTACCGTTCCCCCGTGTCTCGGCTTCCACCTTCTGGCAGCAAG ccCGTCATCACTTCCACTTGTTCGGGGAAAAAAACCCCCCGTGCTGGGAGGCATGGAGCCGACAAGGAGAACCTGGAGCTCAACGGCAGCATCCTGAGCGGTGGGTACCCCGCCTCGGCCCCCCTGCAGCGCAACTTCAGCATTAATTCTGTTGCCAGCACCTATTCTGAGTTTGCG cGAGAACTTTCAAAGGCTTCCAAATCTGACGCTGCTTCTCGAATCCTCAATTCGACCAACATCCAGTCCTGA
- the PRC1 gene encoding protein regulator of cytokinesis 1 isoform X1, giving the protein MRRSEVLAEESIVCLQKALNHLREIWELIGIPEDQRLQRTEVVKKHIKDLLDMMIAEEESLKERLIKSISICQKELNTLCSELHVEPFQEEGETTILQLEKDLRTQVELMRKQKKERKQELKLLQEQDQELCEILCTPHYDVDSSSVPSLEELSQFRQHVATLRETKASRREEFVNIKRQIVLCMEELDHTPDTSFERDVVCEDEDAFCLSLENIATLQKLLRQLEMRKSQNEAVCEGLRAQIRELWDRLQIPAEEREAVATVMTGSKAKVRKALQLEVDRLEELKMQNMKKVIEAIRVELAQYWDQCFYSQEQRQAFAPYYAEDYTENLLQLHDAEIVRLRNYYELHKELFEGVQKWEESWRLFLDFERKASDPSRFTNRGGNLLKEEKQRAKLQKTLPKLEEELKARIETWEREHSKAFVVNGQKFMEYVSEQWEAHRLEKERAKQERQLKNKKQTETEMLYGSAPRTPSKRRGLAPNTPGKVRKLNTTVMSNATANSSIRPVFGGTVYRSPVSRLPPSGSKPVITSTCSGKKTPRAGRHGADKENLELNGSILSGGYPASAPLQRNFSINSVASTYSEFAKDPPLSDSSAVGLQRELSKASKSDAASRILNSTNIQS; this is encoded by the exons ATGAGGAGAAG TGAGGTGCTGGCGGAGGAGTCGATAGTATGTCTTCAGAAAGCTCTGAATCACCTGCGGGAAATCTGGGAATTGATCGGGATTCCAGAGGACCAGCGGTTACAACGAACTGAGGTTGTGAAGAAGCACATCAAG GACCTCCTGGATATGATGATTGCCGAAGAGGAAAGCCTGAAGGAAAGGCTCATCAAAAGCATTTCCATCTGTCAAAAAGAGCTGAATACGCTGTGCAGCGAGTTACATGTCGAGCCATTCCAG gaggaaggagagacgACCATCTTGCAGCTAGAAAAAGACTTGCGCACTCAGGTGGAACTGATGCGAAAACAGAAAAAGGAGCGAAAACAGGAGCTGAAACTACTTCAAGAACAAGATCAAGAGCTGTGTGAGATTCTCTGCACGCCCCACTATGACGTCGACAGCTCCTCGGTTCCCAGCTTAGAAGAGCTGAGCCAGTTCAGACAACACGTGGCCACGCTGAGGGAGACAAAG GCGTCTAGACGTGAGGAGTTCGTCAACATAAAGAGACAGATCGTCCTGTGTATGGAGGAATTAGATCACACCCCAGACACGAGCTTTGAAAGGGATGTGGTGTGTGAAGATGAAGATGCCTTTTGTTTGTCTCTGGAGAATATCGCGACACTACAGAAGCTGCTTCGGCAG CTGGAAATGCGAAAATCACAAAACGAAGCAGTGTGTGAGGGTCTGCGAGCTCAGATCCGAGAGCTCTGGGACAGGTTGCAGATACCTGCggaagagagagaagctgtgGCCACGGTTATGACTGGGTCAAAGGCCAAGGTCAGGAAAGCG CTGCAGCTGGAAGTGGATCGGCTGGAGGAACTGAAGATGCAAAACATGAAGAAAGTGATTGAGGCAATTCGAGTGGAGCTGGCTCAGTACTGGGACCAGTGTTTCTACAGCCAGGAGCAGAGACAGGCTTTTGCCCCTTACTACGCGG AGGACTACACGGAAAATCTGCTCCAGCTGCACGATGCTGAGATCGTGCGCCTAAGAAACTACTATGAGCTTCACAAGGAACTCTTCGAAGGCGTCCAGAAGTGGGAAGAAAGCTGGAGACTTTTCTTGGACTTTGAG AGGAAAGCTTCAGATCCAAGTCGATTTACAAACCGTGGAGGAAATcttctaaaagaagaaaagcaacgAGCCAAGCTTCAAAAAACACTCCCCAAG CTGGAAGAGGAGTTGAAGGCACGGATAGAAACGTGGGAACGGGAGCACTCGAAGGCGTTTGTGGTAAACGGGCAGAAGTTCATGGAGTACGTGTCGGAGCAGTGGGAGGCGCACCGCCTGGAGAAGGAGCGAGCCAAGCAGGAAAGG CAACTCAAGAACAAGAAGCAGACAGAGACCGAGATGCTGTACGGCAGTGCTCCCCGCACGCCCAGCAAGCGGCGGGGGCTGGCCCCCAACACGCCCGGCAAAGTGCGCAAG CTGAACACGACCGTCATGTCCAATGCCACGGCCAACAGCAGCATTCGGCCTGTCTTTGGGGGGACAGTCTACCGTTCCCCCGTGTCTCGGCTTCCACCTTCTGGCAGCAAG ccCGTCATCACTTCCACTTGTTCGGGGAAAAAAACCCCCCGTGCTGGGAGGCATGGAGCCGACAAGGAGAACCTGGAGCTCAACGGCAGCATCCTGAGCGGTGGGTACCCCGCCTCGGCCCCCCTGCAGCGCAACTTCAGCATTAATTCTGTTGCCAGCACCTATTCTGAGTTTGCG AAGGATCCGCCCCTCTCTGACAGCTCCGCTGTTGGGCTTCAG cGAGAACTTTCAAAGGCTTCCAAATCTGACGCTGCTTCTCGAATCCTCAATTCGACCAACATCCAGTCCTGA